In Prosthecomicrobium sp. N25, one DNA window encodes the following:
- a CDS encoding DUF350 domain-containing protein encodes MDVSLVTDSLQGLGPFLVYVGLSIGMVGIYSAVYGIATAHDELALIRAGNPAAAIAFGGSMIGYALPLASAAMHSRALAEFLVWAVIAILIQVVVYWIVRLALLRDVSSRIEKGEVSAGLFLGAVSLTGGILNAAAMAV; translated from the coding sequence ATGGATGTCTCGCTGGTGACCGACAGCCTGCAGGGGCTCGGGCCGTTTCTCGTCTATGTCGGCTTGTCGATCGGCATGGTGGGGATCTACTCGGCCGTCTACGGGATCGCCACCGCCCATGACGAACTGGCGCTCATCCGGGCCGGCAATCCGGCGGCGGCGATCGCCTTCGGGGGAAGCATGATCGGCTACGCGCTGCCGCTCGCCTCCGCGGCCATGCACTCGCGTGCGCTGGCGGAGTTCCTGGTCTGGGCCGTGATCGCCATCCTGATCCAGGTCGTCGTCTATTGGATCGTGCGCCTCGCCCTGCTTCGGGACGTCAGCTCTCGGATCGAGAAGGGCGAAGTCTCCGCGGGCCTGTTCCTCGGCGCCGTGTCCCTGACCGGCGGCATCCTGAACGCCGCCGCGATGGCGGTCTGA